One genomic region from Methanobrevibacter oralis encodes:
- a CDS encoding transposase has translation MENPLKKEVISTEKKINIVLDNIRIHTAKMVQKAAEILNINLIYLRPYCPDLNPIEDVWRVIKKNNI, from the coding sequence ATTGAAAATCCATTAAAAAAAGAGGTAATAAGTACAGAAAAGAAAATTAATATAGTATTAGACAATATAAGAATTCATACGGCAAAAATGGTCCAAAAAGCAGCAGAAATATTAAATATTAATTTAATTTATTTAAGACCCTATTGTCCAGATTTAAATCCAATAGAAGACGTATGGCGAGTAATTAAAAAAAATAATATATAA